From the genome of Malus sylvestris chromosome 6, drMalSylv7.2, whole genome shotgun sequence, one region includes:
- the LOC126625947 gene encoding protein TORNADO 2-like, with protein sequence MALSNNVIGAINFVAMLLSIPIIGTGIWLATEPDNSCVKLLQWPVIILGILFLVVAIAGFVGAFWRIPWLLICYLIAMLVLIILLAALVVFIYMVTIRGSGHLEPSRSYLEYHLDDYSGWLRRRVRSPFKWERIRTCLSSTNMCAELNQSYSMAQDFFNAHITPLQSGCCKPPTQCGYTFVNPTYWISPINNAADMDCLNWNNDQTQLCFNCDSCKAGLLANLKKEWRRADIILLITLIALVAVYLIGCCAFRNAKTEDLFRKYKQGYT encoded by the exons ATGGCACTTAGCAACAATGTCATCGGAGCCATCAACTTCGTTGCGATGCTCCTCTCAATCCCAATCATTGGTACAGGAATTTGGCTCGCAACAGAGCCAGACAATTCTTGTGTAAAACTTTTACAATGGCCTGTCATAATTTTAGGCATCTTGTTCCTGGTTGTGGCCATCGCCGGCTTTGTGGGAGCGTTTTGGAGGATCCCATGGCTCCTTATCTGTTACCTCATTGCCATGCTGGTTCTTATAATCTTGCTTGCTGCTTTGGTGGTTTTCATCTACATGGTCACTATTAGAGGCTCCGGCCACCTTGAACCGAGCCGGTCTTACCTAGAATATCATCTTGATGATTACTCCGGTTGGCTTCGCCGTAGAGTTCGAAGCCCTTTTAAGTGGGAACGCATAAGAACTTGTCTTAGTTCTACAAATATGTGCGCTGAGTTGAATCAGAGTTACAGCATGGCTCAAGATTTTTTTAACGCTCACATTACCCCCTTACAG TCAGGATGCTGTAAGCCACCCACACAATGTGGTTACACGTTCGTGAATCCAACGTACTGGATAAGTCCCATCAACAACGCAGCCGACATGGACTGCCTGAATTGGAACAACGACCAGACCCAACTTTGCTTCAACTGCGATTCCTGCAAAGCTGGATTACTTGCTAATCTCAAGAAAGAATGGAGAAGAGCCGACATTATATTGCTCATCACTCTCATTGCTCTCGTTGCCGTTTATTTGATAGGCTGCTGTGCCTTTCGGAATGCCAAAACCGAAGACCTTTTCCGCAAATACAAGCAAGGCTATACCTAA